Below is a window of Camelina sativa cultivar DH55 chromosome 11, Cs, whole genome shotgun sequence DNA.
agtaCAAAAGCACAGAACCATACAAGTCCCATTAACTGCGAGTTTCCCCTTTTACTGTTTTAGAAACTGTCCACAAGTGTCCCATTCTTGCGTTCATTTAACACATTTATAGCGAcagacaccaaaaaaaaaaagatggcctgttttttctttttttttttttatgtatacttAAAGTGCTCcctctctttcattttttcctTCTCACCGTCCAAAGAGAGAGAGCTCGTGGTTTTGAGTCCAGCACACCGATTTTTATGATGCTAAAAAACGGAACTCGTTTTAATATCAGTATAAATGTGATCTCGAAagtaaactaaatttatataaccAACCAAATATATAGAGTTGTTAAAGTTCTTATATTTCCAGGAAATCAAACCGCAAAAGGATTTACATGTTGGGTCCCTTACATGTTTCACTTTTTGGTAGGTGAAATGgaatttgaaatctttttatGTCTAACTTGCGGGTCAAATCTAGTTTTGCGTTGCCTACTTCTCCTTTgattattttagttaaaacagTCCAAAAAATCACATTTGGTTTCCACACGGCCGTCTGGttttggtttagttcggttcTTATATCAAAAGATGAAATCCATGTTACAAAAGGCACTAAATCTTTGATGAgacccaaaccaaaccagatTCATAAATCAAAAGTGTACCATCATTCCTGATAATCAGAAGAGATCCAAAGGATATGTTTTGATCAAGAACAGCAACAATTTTCATATGACAAATTCTCCTATTTGGAAACCTCTAAAGATACATATATTCACCAGGGCGTTTTCTCAATCTTGTTGATCCCTCTTTAACTTCAGTTAGCACTCTTCAGCCGCGCAATGAGCTCATCCTGCAAGACCAGTCAAGTTTCATAAGAGCCCAGATAAACCAACCAGATTGAGGAGCTCCAAAAAGTTTTAACAGAGATTTCAACATGGACTTGCCTTTCTTCCTTTAGTTGGGAGGCCTTTCTCCTTGAGAAGGGTACGGAGCTTCTCTACAGTCAAAGACTGAAAGTCTTTTTCGCCAGTGCGACTGCTTGATCCTTCTGTGCAGATCAAAACATATTATGTTTTACTCCAAGTAACATGTGAACTTCTTGAATATTAAATCAGATACAATTGAAGTACAAAGAGGTGACCTTGTCTAGATACATTAGCAGCTCTTTTAGCTGGGTTTCTGTCGTCCAGAGCCCTATTTGCAGCCCTAAGAttaagaaaaagtaaaagatgaaCAAACCATTTGTGTAGCCATCAGGAGGAATAGAAAATTCTCATAACAGTGTAGAAGTTTCAGAATTTCCAGTTAGTATTCTCATAAGAACAAATTGAGATGAGATGTGATTAGTTACCTCTTTTTAGGACCATCTTCAGCGGTTCCTTTGGCCTCTTTCGAGCTAGATTCGCCTTTTTGCTTCTTTAACAAGAGAGATCTGATTAGTATATTCTGCAGATTTGTTTTGATATCTTGTCCTTCTGGATATATGACCAATGACAAAGTAAGCTTTCTTTTATCAGACaagagttaaaacaaaaaaacaaaaaatttctgaaGGAAACAAGTTGTGTTACTGAAATGCATCTGATAATCCGGCGA
It encodes the following:
- the LOC104726961 gene encoding uncharacterized protein LOC104726961, with the protein product MEASSSQPPESSDETASKFLTDLPSRGFLSSSTVVSSNPGSLRVYICEHDTSPPEGQDIKTNLQNILIRSLLLKKQKGESSSKEAKGTAEDGPKKRAANRALDDRNPAKRAANVSRQEGSSSRTGEKDFQSLTVEKLRTLLKEKGLPTKGRKDELIARLKSAN